One Pectobacterium colocasium DNA segment encodes these proteins:
- the mnmG gene encoding tRNA uridine-5-carboxymethylaminomethyl(34) synthesis enzyme MnmG: MFYPDPFDVIVIGGGHAGTEAAMASARMGQQTLLLTHNIDTLGQMSCNPAIGGIGKGHLVKEIDAMGGLMARAVDQAGIQFRILNSSKGPAVRATRAQADRVLYRQAVRTALENQPNLMIFQQAVDDLIVENDRVVGAVTQMGLKFRAKAVVLTVGTFLDGKIHIGLDNYSGGRAGDPPSIPLARRLRELPLRVNRLKTGTPPRIDARTIDFSVLAQQHGDNPMPVFSFLGNASQHPAQMPCYITHTNEKTHDVIRNNLDRSPMYAGIIEGIGPRYCPSIEDKVMRFADRNTHQIFLEPEGLTSNEIYPNGISTSLPFDVQWQIVRSMAGMENARIVRPGYAIEYDFFDPRDLKPTLENKFIHGLFFAGQINGTTGYEEAAAQGMLAGLNAARLAADKEGWSPRRDQAYLGVLVDDLCTLGTKEPYRMFTSRAEYRLMLREDNADLRLTEIGRELGMVDDHRWARFNEKLESIEKERQRLRDIHVHPQSEQLEQVNSLLKTPLSREANGEELLRRPEVDYVQLTALPLFAPGLTDEQAAEQVEIQVKYEGYIARQQDEIEKQLRNENTLLPADLDYKQVNGLSNEVIAKLNDHKPSSIGQASRISGITPAAISILLIWLKKQGLLRRSA; encoded by the coding sequence CGCTTTTACTTACACACAATATTGATACGCTGGGGCAAATGTCTTGTAACCCGGCGATTGGCGGTATTGGCAAAGGCCATCTGGTTAAAGAGATCGATGCCATGGGAGGGTTGATGGCACGCGCTGTCGACCAGGCCGGTATACAGTTTAGGATACTAAACAGCAGTAAAGGCCCAGCGGTCAGAGCCACTCGCGCACAAGCGGATCGTGTGCTCTATCGCCAGGCTGTTCGCACCGCGCTGGAGAATCAACCAAACCTGATGATCTTCCAGCAGGCTGTTGACGATCTGATTGTGGAAAACGATCGTGTCGTGGGCGCAGTAACCCAGATGGGGCTAAAATTTCGTGCAAAAGCCGTCGTATTAACGGTTGGCACTTTCCTTGACGGCAAGATTCACATTGGGCTGGACAACTACAGCGGCGGGCGTGCAGGCGATCCACCTTCTATTCCACTGGCACGTCGCCTGCGTGAGTTACCGTTGCGCGTTAACCGCCTGAAAACGGGTACTCCGCCGCGTATTGACGCCAGAACGATCGATTTCAGCGTGTTGGCTCAACAGCACGGCGACAACCCAATGCCCGTTTTCTCATTCCTGGGGAATGCGAGCCAGCATCCGGCACAAATGCCGTGCTACATCACGCATACCAACGAGAAAACCCATGATGTGATCCGTAATAATCTGGATCGTAGCCCGATGTATGCCGGGATCATCGAAGGGATCGGTCCGCGTTATTGCCCATCGATCGAAGACAAAGTCATGCGTTTTGCCGATCGAAACACCCATCAGATCTTTCTTGAGCCAGAAGGCCTGACCAGCAACGAAATTTATCCTAACGGGATTTCAACCAGTTTGCCGTTTGACGTTCAGTGGCAGATTGTTCGTTCAATGGCAGGAATGGAAAATGCACGCATTGTCCGCCCTGGTTATGCGATTGAGTACGACTTCTTTGACCCTCGCGATCTGAAGCCGACGCTGGAAAACAAATTTATTCATGGCCTGTTCTTCGCCGGACAAATCAACGGCACAACAGGGTACGAAGAAGCCGCTGCACAGGGCATGCTGGCCGGGCTGAATGCCGCTCGGTTGGCTGCCGATAAAGAAGGCTGGTCACCGCGTCGCGATCAGGCCTATCTTGGCGTACTGGTTGACGATCTCTGTACGTTGGGAACCAAAGAACCCTACCGTATGTTTACGTCGCGTGCCGAGTATCGTTTGATGCTGCGCGAAGATAACGCCGATCTGCGTTTGACTGAAATCGGTCGCGAGTTGGGGATGGTTGACGATCATCGCTGGGCGCGTTTCAACGAGAAACTTGAGAGTATTGAAAAAGAGCGCCAGCGCCTGCGTGATATTCACGTTCACCCACAGTCTGAGCAGTTAGAGCAAGTTAACTCGTTGCTGAAAACGCCGTTGTCCCGCGAAGCAAACGGTGAAGAGCTGCTGCGTCGCCCGGAAGTGGATTACGTTCAACTGACTGCGCTACCGCTGTTTGCTCCAGGATTAACCGACGAGCAGGCTGCTGAACAGGTTGAAATTCAGGTCAAATACGAAGGGTATATTGCTCGTCAACAGGATGAAATCGAGAAACAGTTGCGTAATGAAAATACGTTGCTGCCTGCCGATCTGGATTACAAGCAGGTTAACGGCTTGTCCAACGAGGTGATCGCTAAACTGAACGATCACAAACCGTCGTCTATCGGTCAGGCTTCACGGATTTCCGGTATTACGCCTGCGGCAATCTCCATTCTGCTGATCTGGCTTAAAAAACAGGGTCTGCTGCGCCGCAGCGCCTGA
- the rsmG gene encoding 16S rRNA (guanine(527)-N(7))-methyltransferase RsmG: MRNTLDNLLNAAGIVISDKQKNLLIQYVDMLNKWNKAYNLTSVRDPQQMLVRHIMDSIVVEPHLHGQRFIDVGTGPGLPGIPLAIVRPDSHFTLLDSLGKRVRFLRQVQHELQLENITPVQSRVEEFPAEPPFDGVISRAFASLHDMISWCSHLPARSTGRFYALKGVLPEDELSSLPQGVLLDQVVRLSVPELEGERHLVVLKPN, from the coding sequence GTGCGCAACACACTCGATAATCTGCTAAACGCGGCTGGCATTGTGATTTCAGATAAGCAAAAAAATCTTCTGATACAGTATGTTGACATGCTGAATAAGTGGAACAAGGCTTATAACCTGACGTCTGTACGCGATCCGCAGCAAATGCTTGTCCGCCACATCATGGACAGTATCGTGGTTGAGCCACATTTACACGGGCAACGTTTTATCGATGTCGGAACGGGGCCTGGGTTGCCGGGGATTCCATTAGCGATTGTTCGCCCTGATTCGCATTTTACCTTGCTGGATAGCCTGGGTAAGCGTGTACGCTTCCTGCGTCAGGTTCAGCATGAACTGCAACTTGAAAACATCACGCCGGTGCAAAGTCGCGTTGAAGAATTTCCGGCAGAGCCGCCTTTTGATGGCGTGATCAGTCGGGCATTTGCTTCTCTGCATGACATGATTAGCTGGTGCAGCCATCTTCCAGCCAGATCGACAGGGCGATTTTATGCGCTAAAAGGCGTACTTCCAGAGGATGAATTGTCATCCTTGCCACAAGGTGTCCTATTGGATCAGGTCGTTCGCTTATCTGTTCCCGAACTGGAAGGTGAGCGCCATTTGGTCGTGCTTAAACCAAACTAA
- the atpI gene encoding F0F1 ATP synthase subunit I, with protein MPVSLYSGKVAFRLLLLQLVTFALLSAVFSLNSVNAAASALGGGLAAWLPNVLFVLFALRHQSHKPADGRVAWSFAIGEALKVFITIALLVVALGVFKAAFFPLGLTYLSVLIMQIVAPAVINRYRS; from the coding sequence ATGCCTGTATCCCTTTACAGCGGAAAAGTAGCCTTCAGGCTGCTGTTGTTACAGTTAGTGACTTTTGCTTTGTTGAGTGCTGTTTTCAGCCTCAATAGCGTCAATGCTGCCGCTTCTGCATTAGGTGGGGGATTGGCAGCCTGGTTGCCGAATGTTTTGTTTGTGCTGTTTGCCTTGCGTCATCAGTCGCACAAGCCCGCTGATGGGCGTGTGGCCTGGTCATTCGCGATTGGCGAGGCGCTCAAGGTATTTATCACCATTGCACTGTTAGTGGTGGCGTTAGGCGTGTTTAAAGCGGCATTTTTTCCGCTTGGCCTGACTTATTTATCGGTGCTGATTATGCAGATCGTGGCACCGGCCGTAATTAATCGTTACCGTAGTTAA
- the atpB gene encoding F0F1 ATP synthase subunit A produces MAAGEISTPQEYISHHLHHLQVGTGFWSINVDSMFFSIALGILFLVIFHRVAKRATSGVPGKLQTAVELVIGFVDGTVRDMFHGKSKLIAPLALTIFVWVFLMNLMDLLPIDLLPQAWAGIYSLLGYDPAHAYLRAVPTADVNITLSMALGVFILVLFYSIKMKGLGGFVKELTMQPFNHPVFIPINLILEGVSLLSKPISLGLRLFGNMYAGELIFILIAGLLPWWSQWLLNVPWAIFHILIITLQAFIFMVLTVVYLSMASEEH; encoded by the coding sequence ATGGCTGCTGGAGAAATCTCTACTCCGCAAGAGTATATCAGTCACCACTTGCACCATTTGCAGGTAGGGACGGGTTTTTGGTCGATCAACGTCGATTCGATGTTTTTCTCCATCGCTCTTGGGATCCTCTTTCTGGTTATCTTTCACCGTGTCGCTAAGCGTGCAACCAGTGGTGTGCCAGGTAAGCTGCAAACGGCCGTCGAACTGGTTATCGGTTTCGTTGATGGTACCGTGCGCGATATGTTCCATGGCAAAAGCAAACTGATTGCTCCTCTGGCACTGACCATTTTCGTCTGGGTTTTCCTGATGAACCTGATGGATCTGCTGCCTATCGATCTGTTGCCGCAAGCCTGGGCGGGTATCTATAGTCTGCTGGGATACGATCCGGCGCATGCTTATCTGCGTGCTGTGCCGACAGCTGACGTGAACATTACGCTGTCGATGGCGCTTGGGGTGTTTATCCTGGTTCTGTTCTACAGCATCAAAATGAAGGGGCTCGGTGGTTTTGTTAAAGAACTGACCATGCAGCCGTTCAACCATCCAGTATTTATTCCTATTAACCTGATTCTTGAAGGTGTCAGCCTGCTGTCCAAACCTATTTCTTTAGGCTTGCGACTGTTTGGCAATATGTATGCGGGTGAGTTGATCTTCATCCTGATTGCCGGTCTGTTGCCGTGGTGGTCACAATGGCTGTTAAATGTGCCTTGGGCTATTTTCCACATTTTGATTATTACGCTTCAGGCTTTTATTTTCATGGTTCTGACGGTTGTTTATCTCTCGATGGCATCTGAAGAGCATTGA
- the atpE gene encoding F0F1 ATP synthase subunit C — MENLSVDLLYMAAALMMGLAAIGAAIGIGILGGKFLEGAARQPDLIPLLRTQFFIVMGLVDAIPMIAVGLGLYVMFAVA, encoded by the coding sequence ATGGAAAACCTGAGTGTGGATCTGCTGTACATGGCTGCCGCGTTAATGATGGGTTTGGCGGCAATCGGTGCTGCGATCGGTATCGGCATTCTGGGTGGTAAATTCTTGGAAGGTGCTGCTCGCCAGCCTGACCTGATTCCTTTACTGCGTACACAGTTCTTTATCGTCATGGGTCTGGTTGACGCCATCCCGATGATCGCTGTTGGTCTGGGGCTGTATGTGATGTTTGCGGTGGCCTAA
- the atpF gene encoding F0F1 ATP synthase subunit B, producing the protein MNINATILGQAIAFVLFVWFCMKYVWPPMMAAIEKRQKEIADGLASAERAKKDLNLAQANATDQLKKAKADAQVIIEQANKRRAQILDEAKAEAEAERNKIVAQAQAEIEAERKRAREELRKQVAVLAIAGAEKIIERSVDEAANSDIVDKLVAEL; encoded by the coding sequence GTGAATATTAATGCAACAATCCTCGGCCAGGCCATTGCGTTCGTCCTGTTTGTCTGGTTCTGCATGAAGTATGTATGGCCGCCTATGATGGCAGCCATCGAGAAACGTCAGAAAGAAATTGCTGACGGTCTGGCTTCTGCTGAACGTGCCAAAAAAGATTTGAACTTGGCTCAGGCCAATGCGACAGATCAACTGAAGAAAGCCAAAGCGGATGCTCAGGTTATCATCGAGCAGGCGAACAAACGCCGTGCTCAGATCCTGGATGAGGCGAAAGCTGAAGCGGAAGCTGAACGTAACAAGATTGTGGCGCAGGCGCAGGCTGAAATTGAAGCCGAACGTAAACGCGCTCGTGAAGAGCTGCGTAAGCAAGTTGCCGTATTGGCGATTGCCGGTGCCGAGAAAATTATTGAACGTTCCGTGGATGAAGCTGCTAACAGCGACATCGTTGATAAACTGGTCGCTGAACTGTAA
- the atpH gene encoding F0F1 ATP synthase subunit delta has product MSEFVTVARPYAKAAFDFAVENQALDRWQNMLAFSAEVARNEQIAELLSGAVAPIELAKTFIAVCGDQLDEAGQNLIRVMAENGRLPVLPEVLEQFIQLRAALESTVDVDVISASTLSEQQLSKIAAAMEKRLSRKVKLNCKIDKSVMAGVVIRAGDMVIDGSIRGRLERLADVLQS; this is encoded by the coding sequence ATGTCTGAATTTGTCACGGTAGCTCGCCCCTACGCCAAAGCAGCTTTTGACTTTGCGGTTGAGAATCAGGCCTTGGATCGCTGGCAGAACATGCTGGCGTTTTCGGCCGAAGTAGCGCGCAATGAGCAGATTGCCGAGCTGCTTTCTGGTGCGGTTGCACCGATTGAGCTGGCGAAAACATTTATTGCCGTTTGTGGTGATCAACTTGATGAAGCCGGTCAGAACCTGATTAGGGTGATGGCCGAAAACGGACGTTTACCGGTACTTCCTGAAGTGCTGGAACAATTTATTCAACTGCGGGCGGCTCTGGAATCGACGGTTGACGTCGATGTGATTTCTGCCAGCACGTTGAGTGAGCAGCAGCTGTCGAAGATCGCTGCCGCTATGGAAAAACGTCTGTCACGCAAAGTGAAGCTGAATTGCAAAATTGATAAGTCTGTCATGGCCGGCGTGGTTATCCGCGCGGGCGATATGGTGATAGATGGCAGCATTCGCGGTCGTCTGGAACGTCTGGCAGACGTCTTGCAGTCTTAA
- the atpA gene encoding F0F1 ATP synthase subunit alpha: MQLNSTEISELIKQRIAQFNVVSEAHNEGTIVSVSDGIIRVHGLADVMQGEMISLPGNRYAIALNLERDSVGAVVMGPYADLAEGMKVKCTGRILEVPVGRGLLGRVVNTLGAPIDGKGALDHDGFSAVEAIAPGVIERQSVDEPVQTGYKSVDAMIPIGRGQRELIIGDRQTGKTALAIDAIINQRDSGIKCVYVAIGQKASTISNVVRKLEEHGALENTIVVVATASESAALQYLAPYAGCAMGEYFRDRGEDALIIYDDLSKQAVAYRQISLLLRRPPGREAYPGDVFYLHSRLLERASRVNADYVEAFTKGEVKGKTGSLTALPIIETQAGDVSAFVPTNVISITDGQIFLESNLFNAGIRPAVNPGISVSRVGGAAQTKIMKKLSGGIRTALAQYRELAAFSQFASDLDDATRKQLSHGQKVTELLKQKQYAPMSVAQQSLVLFAAERGYLEDVELSKVGSFEAALLAYADREHGELLQQIDQTGAYNDEIEGKFKGILDTFKATQSW, translated from the coding sequence ATGCAACTGAATTCCACCGAAATCAGCGAACTGATCAAGCAGCGCATTGCTCAGTTCAATGTGGTGAGCGAAGCTCACAATGAAGGTACTATTGTTTCCGTCAGTGACGGAATCATCCGCGTCCACGGTCTGGCAGACGTGATGCAGGGAGAGATGATCTCTCTGCCGGGTAACCGTTATGCGATCGCACTGAACCTGGAGCGTGACTCCGTGGGTGCGGTAGTTATGGGTCCGTATGCTGATCTGGCTGAAGGCATGAAAGTAAAATGCACTGGCCGTATTCTTGAAGTTCCCGTTGGCCGTGGCCTGCTGGGCCGTGTGGTCAACACGCTGGGCGCACCGATTGATGGTAAAGGCGCACTGGATCACGACGGTTTCTCTGCGGTTGAAGCGATTGCGCCTGGCGTTATCGAACGTCAATCCGTTGATGAGCCGGTACAAACGGGCTATAAGTCCGTTGATGCCATGATTCCAATCGGTCGTGGTCAGCGTGAGCTGATTATCGGTGACCGTCAGACGGGTAAAACCGCGCTGGCTATCGACGCCATCATCAACCAGCGTGATTCCGGCATCAAATGTGTGTACGTCGCTATCGGCCAGAAAGCCTCTACGATTTCTAACGTGGTGCGTAAACTGGAAGAGCACGGCGCACTGGAAAACACCATTGTTGTCGTTGCTACCGCGTCTGAATCTGCTGCTCTGCAATATCTGGCACCGTATGCCGGTTGTGCGATGGGCGAGTATTTCCGCGACCGTGGTGAAGATGCACTGATTATTTATGATGACCTGTCTAAACAGGCCGTTGCTTATCGTCAGATTTCTCTGCTGCTCCGTCGTCCGCCAGGTCGTGAAGCTTATCCTGGTGACGTTTTCTATCTCCACTCCCGTTTGCTGGAGCGTGCATCGCGTGTTAACGCTGATTACGTTGAAGCATTCACCAAGGGTGAAGTGAAAGGGAAAACCGGTTCGTTGACCGCTCTGCCGATCATCGAAACGCAAGCGGGTGACGTTTCTGCGTTCGTTCCGACCAACGTAATTTCTATTACCGATGGTCAGATCTTCCTGGAATCCAACCTGTTTAACGCCGGTATTCGTCCTGCGGTTAACCCAGGGATCTCCGTATCCCGTGTGGGTGGTGCAGCACAGACCAAGATCATGAAAAAACTGTCCGGTGGTATTCGTACCGCGCTGGCACAGTACCGTGAACTGGCAGCATTCTCTCAGTTCGCTTCCGACCTTGATGATGCAACCCGTAAGCAGTTGAGCCACGGTCAGAAAGTGACCGAGCTGTTGAAGCAGAAACAGTATGCGCCGATGTCTGTCGCACAGCAGTCTCTGGTTCTGTTTGCGGCGGAACGTGGTTATCTGGAAGATGTTGAGCTGTCGAAAGTCGGTAGCTTTGAAGCGGCACTGTTGGCTTATGCTGACCGTGAGCATGGCGAACTTCTGCAACAAATCGACCAGACTGGCGCTTATAACGATGAGATCGAGGGCAAATTTAAAGGCATCCTCGATACTTTTAAGGCAACCCAGTCCTGGTAA